The genomic stretch GTATAATCCAGCCCACATCGCCAAGCGACTGTATCCCATCAAGGCGCCCTTAGCTCAGTTGGATAGAGCAACGGCCTTCTAAGCCGTAGGTCACAGGTTCGAATCCTGTAGGGCGTACCATACAAACCCATCAGTTACATCAACTGTAGTGATCAAGTAAAACTGTCCACGGTTTTATCGTTTTCCCAGTACAACTCTTCAGCTTCGCTTCGGTGACAGCGAACCGCCAAAAGTTGGGCAGGCAAGCGCCATCGTGGATGGTGTCATCTGAAGTGGATGCTGCCCTCTGAATTTTTAGCGGGATCGGTCGGCTGCCAGAGCGTGCAGCCGGGCTAAAATCGGTGGTGACTGAAGAACATCGGCGGGCGAATATTCACTCCACGCCCTGCTCTTCCTTCGTTTTCAGCTCTCCCCTCTATTCTTTTTCCGCAAAACGCATCGCCAGCCATTGTGCCTGCTGCTGCATCACTAGCACCTGGCTGTCCTGCTCGCGCCACTGAATATCTCCCTGACTAAGGCAGCGCCTGAGCTGCTCCAGTGAGGCCACCTGAAAACAGAGTGCCACCATTTTCGCGGGTGCCTGCGCAGCGACAGGTGGCAGCGCGAACTCCAGGCTTGCCTGCTGATGCGTGATAATACGCAGACAGCAGGTTCCTGAATCAAGCACATAGCCGCCGTTGTCCTCCGCGCGAGCCTCTGTACTGAATAACTGACGATACAGCGCCAGTGTCTGTTCAGGCTGAGGCGAGGCAATAACGAACGCGGACAGCGCCTGCACGCCATTCGGATGTACTTGCCAGGCGGGCTGCCAGACGGCTTGCGGCGTCTGGTGTTCGCAGAAAAAACTGAATCCGTACTCCACGGCACTGGCGCGGATCCGCGAGATACAGAACCGCGCCTCAGTCTGACTGCCGTCTGGCAGTATCACCGGGCGAAAGAAGCGGGTCGGCGGTTCGCCATCGAGTTGACATTGCTGGAGGTGCTGCCATACCGCATGCGCATCCCGGGTTTTCCAGACCAGCCCGGCAAGGCCTGGAGCAACGCTCCATAAACCTCGCGAGTCTGTCTGCCTGGCGGGCTCATAGCCTAAAAGCTCCAGATAGTTATCGGCAAATATGGCCAGATGGTTGCTGGAGCCCATCGAATGATGTCCCCGCGTACTGAGCTGAAATCCCATCCGCTGAAACAGGCATTGCGCCTGATCCAGCTCTTCATCGACATTAATCACCGCGTGATCGATAACCGGGGTAATCGGCATGGTGTATTCCTTCTGTTCTTTTTATTGATCCTGTCAGGCGGCACGACCGCCAAAATAGAGCTCGCGCATACGAGGGTCGTCCAGCAGATCCCGCGCACTGCCCTCCATCGCTACTTTCCCCAGCGCCAGCACATAAGCCCGGTCGGAAATGTGCAGTGCCTCCATGGCGTTCTGCTCGACCATCAAAATGGTCACTTTTTCCTTGCGGCGAATGGTTTGTATGGCGCTAAACACTTCCGTCAGCATTTTCGGTGACAGCCCGGCCGACGGTTCATCAAGCAGCAGTACCGCCGGTTCAGGCATCAGTGCGCGGGCGAGCGCGAGTATTTGTCGCTCGCCACCGGAAAGCGCGGACGCGGGGGATTGCCACTTTTTATGTAACACCGGGTAATGTTCCGCCAGTTGCGCCATCCGCTGCTTACGCTGGCCGGGCGCTAAAAACTGTCCCCCGGTTTGCAGGTTTTCTGCCACGGTCAGGGTGTTGAAGACATTGTCCAGTTGCGGGACAAACCCGAGTGCGCATTCACGGATTTTCCGGTGCACAGGAATGTTGGCCGTGTCCTGTCCATTGATTTCAACCCGTCCTTCGCGCGGGGAGACAAAACCGGCAATCGATTTCAACAAGGTGGATTTGCCACAGCCATTTGGCCCCAGCAGCGTCACAATTTCCGCCTGTTTAACATGCAATGAAATACCATGCAGAATATCAATCCCCGGGGTATAACCGGCAACCACGTTTTCGAGGGTAATCATACCGCCTCCTGCAATGTTGCGGTGCTGTGCCCGAGGTAGGCCTCCAGCACCTGCTGGTTCTGCGCCAGTTCGCTCGGGTGGCAACTGGCGACAATCTGCCCGCGATCCAACACAATGCAGCGCTGACACAAGGTGTTAATAAAGTGCATGTCGTGCTCGATAACCAAAAGCGAAATGCCCTGACGACTCAGGTTGACCAGCGTTTCCACCAGTTCCTGGCGTAATTTCGGGTGCACGCCCGCCATAGGCTCATCCAGCATCAGTAGCGTCGGTTTGCCCATCAACGCGCAGGCAATGCCCAGTAATTTCTTCTGTCCGCCGGAAAGCGCCGCAGCAGGCAGGTCTTTCACTTTGGTTAACAACAAGGTGTCGAGTAATTCGCTGGCGCGGACTCGGTCTTCCTGTTCGACTTTACGCCCGGAAGCCAGCCCCAGCAGACCGTTGAATAACCCGTGCTGACGAGTACCCGCCGCCATCACGACTTCCATCACGCTCATTTTTTCCGGCATGACGGGAAGCTGGAAGGTGCGCGCAATGCCTGCCTGGATAATCCGGTGACTGGGCTGGCAAGCAATAGCGCGGCCATCAAATGTGATGCTACCGCCATCCGGTCGGGTAAAACCGGAAATGGTGTTGAGCAGCGTGCTTTTACCGGAACCATTCGGCCCCAGCAGGCCAAGAATTTCGCCCTTTTCCAGCGTAAATGATACGGATGTCAGTACCTGGTTGCCGCCAAAGGCTTTGCTGACAT from Dickeya zeae NCPPB 2538 encodes the following:
- a CDS encoding ABC transporter ATP-binding protein, whose amino-acid sequence is MITLENVVAGYTPGIDILHGISLHVKQAEIVTLLGPNGCGKSTLLKSIAGFVSPREGRVEINGQDTANIPVHRKIRECALGFVPQLDNVFNTLTVAENLQTGGQFLAPGQRKQRMAQLAEHYPVLHKKWQSPASALSGGERQILALARALMPEPAVLLLDEPSAGLSPKMLTEVFSAIQTIRRKEKVTILMVEQNAMEALHISDRAYVLALGKVAMEGSARDLLDDPRMRELYFGGRAA
- a CDS encoding ABC transporter ATP-binding protein, which gives rise to MSRLLEVADVSKAFGGNQVLTSVSFTLEKGEILGLLGPNGSGKSTLLNTISGFTRPDGGSITFDGRAIACQPSHRIIQAGIARTFQLPVMPEKMSVMEVVMAAGTRQHGLFNGLLGLASGRKVEQEDRVRASELLDTLLLTKVKDLPAAALSGGQKKLLGIACALMGKPTLLMLDEPMAGVHPKLRQELVETLVNLSRQGISLLVIEHDMHFINTLCQRCIVLDRGQIVASCHPSELAQNQQVLEAYLGHSTATLQEAV
- a CDS encoding VOC family protein; the encoded protein is MPITPVIDHAVINVDEELDQAQCLFQRMGFQLSTRGHHSMGSSNHLAIFADNYLELLGYEPARQTDSRGLWSVAPGLAGLVWKTRDAHAVWQHLQQCQLDGEPPTRFFRPVILPDGSQTEARFCISRIRASAVEYGFSFFCEHQTPQAVWQPAWQVHPNGVQALSAFVIASPQPEQTLALYRQLFSTEARAEDNGGYVLDSGTCCLRIITHQQASLEFALPPVAAQAPAKMVALCFQVASLEQLRRCLSQGDIQWREQDSQVLVMQQQAQWLAMRFAEKE